One window of Papaver somniferum cultivar HN1 chromosome 9, ASM357369v1, whole genome shotgun sequence genomic DNA carries:
- the LOC113314046 gene encoding universal stress protein A-like protein, translating into METSTFDQSTGGGGEGTSVVMQQEQERIPQQQMMPPVLAEKKKPMKVLVAIDDSEGSFYALKWALDNLFIFGAAFSTEPDQNQNFGMLYLLNVQQPFQHYIFPAGPAVYATTSVIESVRKSQEQNSTMLLSRALQICKQRLVKVETLMMEGDPKDMVCQAAEQMHVDLVVVGSRGLGKIKRAFLGSVSDYCAHHAKCPILIVKPPQ; encoded by the exons ATGGAGACTAGCACCTTTGATCAGTCTactggaggaggaggagaaggaaCATCAGTAGTGATGCAACAGGAACAAGAACGGATTCCGCAACAACAAATGATGCCACCAGTATTAGCTGAGAAAAAGAAACCAATGAAAGTTTTGGTAGCTATTGATGATAGTGAAGGAAGCTTCTATGCTTTAAAGTGGGCTCTTGATAATTTATTTATCTTTGGTGCTGCTTTTTCAACCGAACctgatcaaaatcaaaatttcggAATGTTATATCTTCTTAATGTTCAGCAACCTTTCCAACACTACATCTTTCCTGCTGGCCCtg CCGTGTATGCAACCACATCAGTGATAGAATCGGTAAGGAAATCACAAGAACAGAACTCTACCATGTTGTTGTCTCGTGCATTACAAATTTGCAAACAAAGGCTG GTAAAAGTGGAAACATTGATGATGGAAGGAGATCCAAAGGACATGGTATGTCAAGCAGCTGAGCAGATGCATGTTGATCTTGTTGTTGTTGGTAGCCGTGGTCTTGGAAAAATTAAGAG GGCGTTTCTTGGGAGTGTTAGTGACTACTGTGCTCATCATGCCAAGTGCCCTATCCTCATTGTCAAACCACCGCAGTGA
- the LOC113312832 gene encoding uncharacterized protein LOC113312832, translated as MEKLEKIQGLTHSNLGVKVAAMEGLVGLNLEMGQDVASSKLADTCLQLLDSNLKYGSHDFEVINHLSKAIKRLVELVVGNHGTGNVVLSHGKFLHASGKFSSAKEYYQKVIQGVSETEISVDPSSLATGNMVSAEILLRASCALGQLEVHSG; from the exons ATggaaaaattagaaaaaattcaAGGTTTAACTCATTCTAATTTGGGCGTTAAAG TTGCTGCTATGGAAGGTTTAGTTGGACTCAACTTAGAAATGGGGCAG GATGTTGCTTCGTCCAAATTAGCAGATACTTGCTTGCAACTCTTGGATTCCAACCTTAAATATGGTTCTCATGACTTTGAAGTGATAAACCATCTGTCTAAAGCGATTAAGAGACTTGTGGAGTTAGTTGTAGGGAATCATGGAACCG GGAATGTTGTGTTATCACATGGGAAGTTCTTACATGCTAGTGGAAAATTTTCTTCGGCGAAGGAGTATTACCAGAAGGTAATTCAAGGGGTGTCAGAGACTGAGATCTCTGTTGATCCATCTAGTTTGGCAACTGGTAATATGGTCTCAGCAGAGATTCTATTAAGGGCCAGTTGTGCTTTAGGTCAACTTGAAGTTCATTCAGGGTAA